One segment of Gopherus flavomarginatus isolate rGopFla2 chromosome 8, rGopFla2.mat.asm, whole genome shotgun sequence DNA contains the following:
- the LOC127056365 gene encoding RING finger protein 223 — MAELAEKGSGSLGTAGGQQQQQDGGAADGGGPGEEAAAGAAKPPNYEDYECKICYNYFDLERRAPKLLECLHTFCQECLSQLHLRAAQRPSPAPAQAGPPGAAPWRPGASGTICCPVCRHRTALPDQRVHSLPVNTKLAEAFPLQLRARDPLPQDRLPPVPRPAAGPQSRPAPHEAGPAPRPQRPGPRSSGGGYESCQSCKRAALSAGCVCVVFSFLSMVVLLFTGLIFVNQYGGEPRPGSSASPSPVGPICLSVASILALFSVVVTWLICWLKYRPEAGAGAAPGSGTPRGRAAAAGGRRSHT; from the coding sequence ATGGCCGAGCTGGCGGAGAAGGGCAGCGGCAGCCTAGGGACGGCGggcgggcagcagcagcagcaagatggGGGGGCGGCGGATggtggggggccgggggaggaggCGGCAGCCGGGGCCGCCAAGCCCCCTAACTACGAGGACTACGAGTGCAAGATCTGCTATAATTACTTCGACCTGGAGCGGCGCGCGCCCAAGCTGCTGGAGTGCCTGCACACCTTCTGCCAGGAGTGCCTGAGCCAGCTGCACCTGCGGGCCGCGCAGCGCCCCTCGCCCGCGCCCGCGCAGGCCGGCCCGCCCGGCGCCGCGCCATGGCGGCCCGGGGCCAGCGGCACCATCTGCTGCCCGGTGTGCCGCCACCGCACCGCCCTGCCCGACCAGCGCGTGCACAGCCTGCCCGTCAACACCAAGCTGGCCGAGGCCTTCCCCCTGCAGCTGCGGGCCCGCGACCCGCTGCCCCAGGACCGCCTGCCGCCCGTCCCGCGCCCCGCCGCCGGCCCCCAGTCGCGCCCCGCGCCCCACGAGGCGGGCCCAGCCCCGCGGCCGCAGCGCCCCGGCCCGCGCTCCTCGGGCGGCGGCTAcgagagctgccagagctgcaagCGGGCGGCGCTGAGCGCGGGTTGCGTGTGCGTGGTGTTCTCCTTCCTCTCCATGGTGGTGCTGCTCTTCACCGGCCTCATCTTCGTCAACCAGTACGGGGGGGAGCCGCGGCCCGGCAGCtcggcctccccctcccccgtggGGCCCATCTGCCTCTCGGTCGCCAGCATCCTCGCCCTCTTCTCCGTCGTGGTCACCTGGCTCATCTGCTGGCTCAAGTACCGACCCGAGGCGGGGGCCGGGGCGGCCCCCGGGAGCGGGACCCCCAGGgggcgggctgctgctgctggcggcaggaGGAGCCACACGTAG